The genomic window gtgctcttgcagtcatttttacaggacgaccacacctagggagagtagcaagagtgctaaactttctccatttgtagacagtctgtattaccgtggacacatgaacatcaaggcttttggagatacttttgtaaccctttccagcttcatgcaagtcaacaatttttgatcgtaggtcttcttaGAGCTCTTTTCTgagaggcatggttcacatcagacagtgcttcttgaaaccagtaaacccacaacaggtgtgtgtttttaaagggcagaacagctgtcagcaacacatccaatatcatcacactgattggagtcaaggttggctcactcctggctccaattagctcttggagacgtcattaggctcacatactttttcctccctgcactgtgaatgtttacatcttatgtgcaattaaaccatggcaacatctaatgtttgtgtattattttcagcagactgtgtttgtctattgttgtgacttagatgaagttcagagcacattttatgaccaattcatgcaaaactccatgtaatcccaaggggttcacatactttttcttgcaaatgtatgtatgtatgtaatgtatgtatgtatgtatatacacacacacacatacataagatGCACTGAATACACTGAAACTTCTAAGTATATATGTAATTGCTGTCTTAAATTCAAACTGTCTTCATATGTATTTAAAAGTTACAGTCAGACAAGCAAATTAATCATTTAAATTATTAACATTAATTTTAGACACTATGTATGATGGTGTATATGAGTGTCATGGTGTATATTCTCTATGTCAGATGCACATATAAttcatctatttaaaaaaaaccatatacaTGTTTTATTTCCAGACAATCTGATCTCCTCTGTTGGAAAAATAGTTTTCAAAGGAAGCTCATATCCTAAGCATGCCTCCTTAAATGTATACCCCAATGAATTAAATTGCACTTACTTTCAACTATGTATTTACTTGAATTGCAATCATAGTTCCTTCGCAGAAAAGGTAATTTAAGTGTCTCACTTAAGCTTCCATAGCATGAAattacaaaattctttctagcTATCTCAATGAAAGCTATCTCAGAAATCATTAAAATAATATACTTATTTCCTGCTTGATCAGACAGTTTGAATCATTGAAAATCTACTCAGAATATTAAATATCTAATTTActtcttaatttcttttaaagCCTCAATTTTTGGAAACAACATGCTTTCAAAAGGAAATCATTTCAGTGGCTTAGTTCATTTGCATTGTGCTCCTAACAGGctaaggcagggctgtcaaacctgcGTCCGGTGGGCTGGAtatgtcacacactggccaccccacccattttagcaaagggaaaaaagttgtgatacatcaagTGATGCTGCTGCTTTTGAGGATGACACCCTGAGCATTTTGAGATTTGACACTCCTGGCATCCCAGGAGCTGATGCACATGTAGTTACTGGGGATGATAAATGTCTTTCTGGTAGAGAGGGTGGTGCTTTAGTCCTTTATGGTGGCTATGATTCTCCCCCTTCTTAAGAAGCCATTGCTTGATGCCACTTACATGGATAATTTTCATCCTGACTCCAACCTTCCCATTTGAGAAGGTGGTTATGCTGCAGTTCCAAAGGATCCTGGATGAAGCCCTTTAACTGGGGATTCAGGCATGGATATGGGATGGATTGCACTTTTTGATTATCTTTGGCAGGAGCGAGATGGTGGCAAGAGTGTCTATCTATTCTCACTCTTTCAGCAGCTTTTGATACTATCATCCATGTGATTCTTCTGGAATGGTTCCAGGGATGGGAAGGCACTGTGCTGTCCTGGTTCACTTCCTTTCTCTGAGGCTATTCTCAGTGCTGATGAGGGGCGATAAATCTGACCCCTACCTTTCAGGATCCCTCAAGGGTTGGTATTTTCTTCATTCCTGTTTCTATATGAAACCTCTGGAGGAGACCACCTGTCACCATGTGGTGTGATATCAACTGTATGCTGATTGTACACCTTTGGGCAGAACAACCACTAGATAACTAGATGGAGATTTCTGCCATAAACAGGTTTCTTGATTTTTGCAGCCTAATCTGGTGATGTTCAGGAATTCTGGCTGAAACCAGACAAGGTGCTGCAACTCTAGCACAAACCAGCAATAGAATCACCAACGTTCTTCACTTGGATTCCATCAATAAAACGATGACCAAAATTTAGAAGACTACTACTGATACACATGTACTTATGAGCTACTAAAATACTAGAGAGAGCATGACTTGCGATAAAAACCTTTTCAATTCTTTGAAAACACAAGATTACAAATCAAGATTACAAGAAATGGTAGTTTGGGTTCAAGCCATCAAACTAAAAGCCTAGAACCATTTTCagtctgaaataaattttatGGTATTAGATTTTAATTCCAAGTAAGATTGTTTACTGAGTGCTTCTTGAGGAGAATTCCAACAGAAAAATAATCAGAACAGAGATACCATCTCTCTCATTTGTCTTATGCTAATGAATAAATTCCTGTCCCAAAAGCCCAGTCCTAAGTCCTGAGAAATTGAAATGAGATGACACTCTAATTATGCTTAACACCACTCTCTCATCACTGCTGCTTCCATGTTGTAAATCATGGAAGACTCCCCAGAGATTCTACTAGAATAACATAAAGATACTGAATGTCTTACTTTATGAGGTCTGTGCTTCTCATGAACATGGAGAATGTGGATCCTCAGACGGTCCCGCTTTTCAAAAGATCGGTTGCAAAGATGGCATGGGAATTTTCTGTTCCCTTGGTCAACACACCGTGTGTATTTCAGATGTTTGTCCCGGTAGTATCTGTAGGCAAAGACTTTTTCACACCGCCCGCATTCATAACCCTCCACAGATTCTacaaagaaagaggggaaaatcACCTGAGGACCTAAAGACAACTTATAGCAAAAGACATGGGCAGCAATCAGAAGGCAAGTATAATACAAAGTTCTGTCTatacagattctcagtcatcgaggttatggttgtcccaaaggtgctttttcaagaggaaactggacttccttgtttttctttgaagaccttttgcttctcattcaagaagcttcttcagttcttcagagactgaagaagcttcttggatgagaagtgaaaggtcttcaaagaaaaacaaggaagcccagtttcctcttgaaaaagcacttttgggacaaagtTGTTCTGTATAACAAAGAAAATGACTAGGTAAAGGCTAAATGGAAACATACAGATGTCTTGCAACTGCATTGGTGAGGTTGCtagtattttaaaagaaaaccagcttccctttctgaaaatatattctaTGACTTAATTCACCTTTAATGCTCACTTTATATATTTTGCTGCAGAAAACCAAATATAGCTACTGTACTCCTTTAAAAAACATTAGCCTCCTCCAGCAATCAAGAACTGTACTTCTGTCTCAACACTTGAGACTCAACTGAACACCTCAGTCCTCAGTTTTCTTAGAAAGGATACTTGCTTCCAACCATTAGCCTATGGGAGAATACTGGCCAAGGTGAGACATTTGCTTGCTTGCATAGCATACTACCCATAGTGAGCTTAATGATGGTTTGTTCTAACTACTGGTTTTTTGTGTTTCCTCAAATTCCCTAAAAGATTTGTAGTAGGTTCTCGTAACATgcaagagacaaaagatgactaaTTGTTTGAATTTAACTGCTATTCAGAGGGGAAAGGTTTGCAAACTGACCTTCAGTATGTTTTGGGGTTCGCTTTTCTTCTGCTGTTCCTTTGAGGCTGATAGGGATGCCAAGAAACTGTGAGTAACAATCACCATACCAGACCAGAAGTTCTTGGCCAGGTGTAATTTCTTTGCAACTCTCATAATAGATCTGGCCTTGGCACTGAAGGGCTGTCAGGTTTTGCTCCTCTGGGAAGCGGGCACAGTTCACGAATGACATCCAGTTTCCAGAAGAACCTCTGCCGTCAATGAAATGACTCAATTGACCATCTTCAAAAATCTGaaaaacaaacacacatttaAGAAATGCAAACATCCAGGTACTTCTTGGCCAAGGCTTTCAAACACCTTGTTACCCAATATTGAACCACCTTTAACACCCAGACAATTGAATGGTTGACTTTGGAAAGAGCAAAGGGATGACTGAATCTTTGATGTTCAGACTTAGgtgaatataattatttttttggaaaattccttggggaatttttttttaaaaaatcaacaaattCAGGGATAGAGAGGCGGTATCTAACCTACACAGCTATACCATGCATAGCAGGGATGGAAGTGGTAAACATTGtttttgtttccccccctcctcgaTCCCTACCACCTTTCAACTGTTCTAAGGCAGAAGGTGCAATTTCAAGTACCTCCCACATCAAAGAATTGTCATCATAAGTTTTAATCTCGCTAGTGTTGACCACTTTGCCTTGGAAAGGACCAAACCGAATACCCTTAAGAATGGTTTCTGTGCAGAAGACACCCAACTGTGGCCCATCGATAAATACAGTCTGCAACACAGTCAGACCTAAAAGGAAGAAACCAAACTGATTAGTAAAGTCAAGGCAGAAATATTATCTATAAAGAATTCAGTGATGGACAGCGAACATCCTTCCGAAATGAACACAAATGTACTACCTTTGGGAAGTTGTAGGGTTGATCTATCCAGCAGGGGGGGTGACTGTCAGTATCTCCTGAAAGAAAAGCAGAGATACAATCGACAGGTCTTTAAGAAGCAAGAATAAGTAAGTGTGCTCCAATTGAAAATTCTGCTAAACTAGATTTAATCTAAAATAAGATGCCACGAATTGCCATAATATAAACAGAGCAGTAGCTCTACCAGATATGCACAGACTACCATATGTCCACTTTAACTACCTCAGTTGAAATGCCTATGTGATAAATCACAGAGCAAAGTGGTTCAAGTTGCCACTGAACTGATATGCAAAGAAGGGGACAAGTGCAAAGAGGGTAAGGCACCATTCAGAAAAACATATAACTCTATACCATCCTGGTTGGGAGCCAGAAGAGTTGTGAACCAATGGATCTGAAAGGGATGTTAGATACGCTTATTTTGGGCCATTTTATCTTGAAGacatttattgaaaataatgaaatgtttcaTTAAATTCCCCACCCAATATTTTGTTAACAAAAACATTAATGCCCAGTCAACATAACATGCCAGAGCAATGATTTATTTATCCCTCCCCTAAATGCATCAAAGTACACAGAAGCTTCCTTCTTAAACCATTtcactcttctccttctcctccctttttaaCATCCTTCCTGCTGCAGAAAAAGGGTCTGTGCTGCTGCCGATATATTTCTCCTGCCAACCGGCATCCTTGATGCTTTGAATCGATGCTTGCTTTTGCCAGGAATCAGACAActaactggaaaaaaaaccattacCAACCAAGATTAAGGCAGGTTCGAGAACTCCTTAGGCACCAGACCAAAGGTTTGCTCAGCCTTTCGGGGAAGGGATCCAAAGTCAGGAGAAGCAGCCTCTTTACTAGAAGAAAAGCGGTTTCCAACCAGCCTCCTAGCAGAATTTCCGGCCGCTTCCCCCTCGGGATCCAGGGCATCTTTCCTTGGGCTTCAGCCCGGCTTACCTAGAGACCTAAGTATCAGAAGAAACTTCCTGCGTGGTTTGGATTAGTGGGGCTAAAGCTTAAAGAATGCGCCAGTCCGTTCCCTTCCCTTCCGAGAACgagaagtttttttccccaaagcaagCCAGGCGCGATACAATTAAGGGAGCAGTCGAGGgcgatctgagcaaaagcgcctCTCTTTCAAACTCGCCCAAAGCAGAAGCGAGGCTTTCGGGGTCGAAATTGGGCAGAATTGCCCCAAGACCCGCAGCGAGAAAGCGAAGGGAAAGCGCCGGCTCAGCCGCTTCCCTTACCCGGACTGGGGCCCACCTGCCGAGAGGGCGCGCGGCTGCCTCCCGCCGGGCAGGGCGCCGTAGAGGACGGCGTGGAGCTCCTGGGCCGTGAAGCGGTAGCTGGGCGGGCGCTGCTCCGAGTCCGGCGTCCCTTCGAGGCTGCTTCTCTTTCTGGGCGAGGCTTTCTTCCCGGGGAAGGGCGCGGGCAAGACCGGCACAGGTCGGGGCAGCGGCGGCGGccggagaagaggaaggggggcGGCggaggcggcagcggcggccccAGGTAAGTGGCGGGTAGCCGCTGGAAGGGGAAAGGCGGCAGCGGAGGCGAGCCCGGGCTCAGGCCCCCGGCAGCCGACGCCGGCGACTGGAAGACGACGGTCGGAGGCATGGCGTCGAAGAAGAGCGGCGGGTGCAGAGCGGGGCCAAAGGAAGCGGCACCGGCGGGACAGCCGTGGAACAGCATCAGCATGGACTCGCCGCCGGCGCCCTCGGCAACGCCGGCCTCTTTGGAGGGCGCGGTCCCCGCCAACGAAGAAGCCATCCCTGCGCGCCCGTCTGGAAAAGACGCGGCACCTGTGAGGCGGAGAAAAGGCAGAGCTGCAGGCGCCCTTCGGGGGGGCGGCTGAGGCCCCTAATCCCCGCCCAGAAGCCGAAGTGTGGGGCCAACCTGTCTGGCGGAAGAGCCGGGGAGCCGGGCTCGGCAGGCGCGTGTCTATCTCCTCGGTGGGAGTCACCCCGCCTCCCGCGCGCTTCTCtttaaggagggggggggggcagctcagCCCGGAACCTTCCCGAACTTTCTTCGGAAGGTTAGCTGGCGATCCAACAGCCCTCAAActcggagggggaggggaagcgcAGCCGTCCCCTTTTCCTGTGTCCTTCACATAAACTAGGCTACAACGCTCAACCCTGCCGTCGTGGGCCGTATTGACTGAGATTGTTGGGTTCTGTATTGCCATTCCCGAGGAGGGCAATTCTATATTGATGCATttgagagagagatatagaggcCGGTGCAAGTGtgatctctgtttctgtctctctcgtaTCGCTGGGAAACGCACCTGGGGCGAGGAAAGGGGCTGCCTGAGAAAAGGTGGGCGGCAATAGATGCTTATAGGATTGCTATTTGCTATCCGTGAAAAGCCCTAAAAATTGACAATCCTTAtcgcttccttctctttcagAGGGGCTTGGTGTCAGGTACGTGGATGCGGGACTTCATTCGAAGTAAGCCAAATCTTCCCATTTTCCCCGGGAGGAAAAAATAATTTGGATAGTGTGCTATATTTATATGGATTTTATCCCTTGGGAAAGGCATATTGGACTGCAGCCTAGGTTAGTTTTGGGAAGATTTGTTTCCTTGGATTGGCTTCTTTTCTGAATCCTAATTTTGCAATTATAAAGGCTCTTAAAAGTACATTTCTAGAGGTACGAATAAGAACTCGGTGGCGCTTTAATGATGAAACAGACAGTGAATAATCTCCAACACAATGTGATTTACTAAATAGGTAAATTGGATAGGATTACACCGCAAACATGTTTCTCGGggtggtatatgtgtgtgtggaggTCCGCTGACTCAGCTATGTTAGACTTACACTTTTCTTCCTCTAAAGCCGTATTtccatgcatgcctgttttggaCCAAGCTGTGACACAATTTACTCCTGGGTAGATTTGCTTCGATGGCGGTTTGTGGTTTGAGTATACATTTCCGGAACGATTTGGGGGCCTTCCAATGCAATCTAAGTCCTGCTTCCTCGAAAGTAAGACGTGTTGTTCTGAATGAGAACTACCGGCAGAGGACGGTGCTATAAGGATCATTAGAGGATTCATTTCCTTTACCGGCTTTTCTGCAGTGCAGAACTATTAAGTTCGCACGCTCAGCTGCTACAAGGCGGTTCTCCCGCAGGAAGGCGGCTGCGAGGACAATGGTCCCGGCAAACCTTGATGGACAACAGCTGCAGAGAGGAGGGCAGAGAAAAGGTCGCCTCGCTTAAAAGCAACAGATACAAAACGCCTAATTTACACCTAACCTAGTTTCCCGCTACAATAAACCACGTTTTTCCTTTGCTGCTCAGCTGCAGGAGCGCTGCTTTGCCTACGCGGGTCCTCGAGGAGATATTTTGCTGGCCGGGGAACTGCGGTCTCGTTTGGGAATCGCCGTCCTTAAACGGCATCCCGCGTTTCTGCGGGAACCCCTTAAGCCTCCCGCAGCGGCCAGACCCAAAGCAAAAGGCGGAGGCTCGGGGAAGACGCAGCGCCTCCGCGTGCGGAGCTGAGCCTGTACGCCGCCGTCTGTTAGACACGGGTGGCTCTCTGGCAGCGCTCGAGGGAGGAGAGCGGGGACCGGACCGACCCTCAAGCTCCCAGCTCTGGACCACTTTAAGCAGCTCGATTCATCCAGCCGGCGTGGCCCCGAAGGCCGGCAGCCGCTGGACAGGACAGGCCCGGAGAGCTTGCTTCTCTGGCCGATGCTTTTCCTCTTCTGGAGGGTAGGGACTGAAGGGCGAGGTTCCCAGCGTAGCTTTCTAAGCTGCCTTCCCAAGGAAGGGCAGTGGCTCACCCCGACTCCCTCATCTTGCTACCCAGAGGCGGTGCTTCTTTCGCCGGTCTCGCGCGCGGCATAATCAGCGGCTGCAGCCGAGAAGGAGCCGCGGCTTCTGCGTGGGTGGCTAGCGCGCCTTCCGCAGGCCCACCTATTACTCGCGCCCTTCTCTCGGGCCTGCGGTCCCAGGGCACCGTTTCCCGCAGTTACCTGCTGGCGGACGGTAGGTGTCCAGCTCCTGCCTTCATCCGACGGGCTTATCGAGGTAATTCGTGGTTTCCGCAAATAATGTAGACTCTTAGGGTGAACCATAAACCGACTCAGTCTGGTGAAAGCGATGGAGTCAGGAGGGCGCAAGTGCCAGAAGCTAAGAACAGATCCAAGCTGTGTTCGCACAAAATCGCCCACTCAAAATTTGTAGCCACCCTACTTAGTTCGTGGCTTCTTTCAGGCAGATTAACCCAAAGTCTGACCGACTCGACGTCAAACGCAACCTGGTCTGGAAACAATGCTTGGTTTATCGATGGGCTTTCCGCTCCATTGGAATATGGAAGCCCCACATGGTCGGGGAAAGTTATGGGAAGTTACGACGCCCTAAAAGTGCAGACCCGCaaggtggtcaaaaaagtcaagatggcggcaCACAAATAAGGGAGTTATTTCGATCTCAACTTCGTGGGCCGCCGTCTTACGTTTTTCGACCATGCCTTGTGGATACCTGTGAACCCGAATCTCGCTGTAGGGGACAAACGTGAGGAATGGTGCGGCGATTCCTTCCGTTAAATCTCCTCCCCGAATTAAAAGTCGTTCTGCACGACTCTAGTTTCTGGATGGATCCCATGGGGAGTTTACAATCGGTGCGGTCACATCCAAGACAGGCCCATCAGGGGGTGATGCTGCTTAATTTCTCAATCCCGAGGAAGCCAGCTACTTGCTGCTCCTTCCTGAACCTTCCGCTGCGCCCAAGCCTCGCAGTTTCGGGGAGGCTAAGCCCTCTAAGCCGAGTCGGCCTTATAGCTTCCGGCTTCCCTTGCGGGAGCTTCGAACACCCCGCAAGCCACTTTCTATGTGCAAAACTCCGGACGGCCGTCTCGTGGCAGCAAAGACCGCTGCCCGTCTAGTCTTCGTGGTCATCCAGTGTTCGCCAGTTCAAATTAAGCTGGTCTGATTTCCGGTCCTAAAAAGAGACGGGGAGGAGACCGAGCGAGGCGTCGAGATGTATAAGTAAGGGCTAAACGATTGGGCCTAAGTAGAAGGAGGGAGCGCTGGGAGCAGGTCCCGTTTTCCTTCGGACTTCCCTTGCATTGAGAGGATGCGCTACGGGCTCCCCTGAAACAAAATCGAAGGACCTGCGAAGCCGAAGTTTccacatttgttttgtttttttccctattgTGGGAGAAAAGGGGCCGCCTTCGCAACACCGCGGGTTTTGACGGGCGTCTTTTGCCTCGGACACGCggttttcccttccccctttttggCCCTCGAATCGTTTCGTAGAAAGTCCCCGCCCTTCCCGACCAAGAGCCTTTTAGGAGTTAGCAGTCGAAATCAGCGAAAGGATTGATTTCAAAAATATCCAAAAGCGCTTCCGTCGAAATGGATCGCTCCGGATTGCGTCCTTCCTCCAAGAGTTCCAGGGATTCGTCTTGGCGCTTTCTTGTGGAAGCAGGACTGTAATTGGTCGTCTACCtcaggggttcccaaacttggcaactttttaagacttgtggacttcaactcccagaattctccagccagcatagctggaatccacaagtcttaaaaagttgccaagtttggggacccctggcctaACTATTTGTTCATTACTTAAAAAGAAACTTGCCAAGCGTTGTGGAAAATGATGTTATTTCGTTGTATTTGTAAACCTTTTTTGCTTACAAAACCAGTCCCTCCGAGATTCTCCCACGTGCTTGGAATGTATAAAAGGCTCGAATAAACGTTGgccatgaggaaaaaaaaa from Thamnophis elegans isolate rThaEle1 chromosome 8, rThaEle1.pri, whole genome shotgun sequence includes these protein-coding regions:
- the PRDM14 gene encoding LOW QUALITY PROTEIN: PR domain zinc finger protein 14 (The sequence of the model RefSeq protein was modified relative to this genomic sequence to represent the inferred CDS: inserted 1 base in 1 codon), producing the protein MVHPKSLHYLRKPRITSISPSDEGRSWTPTVRQQSPPLLDRSTLQLPKGLTVLQTVFIDGPQLGVFCTETILKGIRFGPFQGKVVNTSEIKTYDDNSLMWEIFEDGQLSHFIDGRGSSGNWMSFVNCARFPEEQNLTALQCQGQIYYESCKEITPGQELLVWYGDCYSQFLGIPISLKGTAEEKRTPKHTEESVEGYECGRCEKVFAYRYYRDKHLKYTRCVDQGNRKFPCHLCNRSFEKRDRLRIHILHVHEKHRPHKCSVCGKSFSQSSSLNKHTRVHSGERPYKCVYCNKAFTASSILRTHIRQHSGEKPXKCKHCGKVFASHAAHDSHVRRTHNSKDKGSKCTLCDKIFLEAEEFRFHMKFHKTL